GAGCAGCGCTCGATGTCTTTGCGGTTGAGCCCGCAAAAGATCTTAGTCATTTTGTTGGGGTACCGAATTTAATTCTGACGCCCCATGTGGCAGGTGTCACTGAAGAAAGTAATGATCGAGTGAGCAATATGATAGCCCGCGAAGTGAATCTATTTTTGGAGAAAAATACGTGAGTCATTCATTTCAGGAATTGGTGCAACTTGCTTATCAAGGATTGTGTGCCGCCGGAGTTAAACATGATGCTGCAGCCGATACCGCCTTATTTTTAGCCTTAGCAGAGGTTGATGGATTGGCCTCTCATGGCCTAGCCCGGGTTGCCCAGTATTCGGGGCATGCAAAACATCAACGCATTAATACCCAAGCTGTCATTAAGACGCATCCTTATAAATCGGCGGCGGCAGTAGTTGATGGACAAGATGGCCTTGCATTTCCAGCGCTGAAGTACGCAACGGATCTTTCAGTACAACTTGCGCATCAGCATGGTGTTGGATTAGTGGCGATTAAGAACACCCATCATTTTGGTGTTGCAGGGCACTACACTGAAGCTGCTGCTAGGGCAGGATACATCTCAATTCTGTTAGGTAATACTCCTGCTGCGATGCCAATGGCTGGTGGCAGTAAAGCAGTTTTCGGAACCAATCCGCTTGCTGCCGCATTTCCGGTTCAAGGGAAGGATCCCTTGGTGGTTGATATGTCACTCTCGGCTGTAGCGCGCGGCAAATTACTAGTGGCATCGAAAAAAGGGGAATCCATTCCTTTAGGTTGGGCCCTGACCGCGGACGGACAGCCCACGACCGATCCCAACGAGGGTCTTAAGGGTTTAATGGTGCCACTGGGCGGAGACAAGGGCTCGCTATTAGCGCTCATCATTGAACTACTCGCAGTCGGTTTATCAGGAAGTCAGTACTCGTATGAAGCCGATAGCTTCTTCTCAATGAAAGGTAATAAGCCACGATTAGGCCAACTCATCATTACGATTGACCCTGGTTTGCCTGGAAAAGGCATTTACCGAAACCGAATGCTCGATTTAATTAATACATTTGCAAGCGATGCCGGAGTGCGCTTACCTGGACAGCGCCGCTTTACAGTTCGCCAGAATGCAATGAAGTCAGGGATCGTAGTCAATGAAGCGGTATTGCAAGAAATTCAGAATGGTATTCAAAGCGGTTGGAATAATTAATAAGTCAATCTTTAAAGGAGAGTAAACATGATTCACTTTGTCGTACATGAACCCGGAGATGTAGTGGGTGTTGTCGTGGTCGAGGGCGTTAATTCTGGAACCAATCTAACAGGTTGGGTCATGGAAGGCGATACCACTCTCAACATTAAGTCAGAGAGCGATATTCCGATCGGTCACAAAATTGCACTGCAAGACCTCAAGGTTGGCGATACCGTTATTAAATATGGCGTAGATATTGGTAAGGTGGTTGCCCCGATTAAGAAGGGCGAACATTTGCATGTGCAAAACGTTAAGACAAAGCGCTGGTAATCGATTGGCTAGCTAATTAACTTATTTTTAATTGAGAGAAGAACAAATGATTGATTTAAAAAAAGCGACCTTTATGGGATATCGTCGTGAAAACGGACGGATGGGAATCCGTAATCATGTGATCATTATGCCCCTAGATGATCTATCAAATGCTGCTTGCGATGCAGTGGCAAATAACATTAAAGGGACTGTGAAAATTACTCACCCCTATGGGCGTTTGCAATTTGGTGCCGATTTAGAGCTTCATTTCCGTACCTTGATTGGTGCAGGATGCAATCCCAATGTCGCAGCAGTGGTGGTGATCGGTATTGAGCCCCAGTGGACTGCCAAAGTAGTGGAAGGGATTAAAAAATCGGGTAAACCAGTCGAGGGATTCTGGATTGAGGGTAATGGCGATACCACAACGATTGCGAATGCAAGTCGTGCTGCCTACAAATTTATGAAACACGCATCGCAGTTGCAGCGCGTTTCTGCCCCCTTATCAGAGCTTTGGGTTTCCACAAAATGCGGTGAGTCTGATACAACATCAGGTTGCGGCTCAAACCCAACAGTAGGTAATGCCTTTGATAAGCTCTATGCGATTGGATCTACATTAGTCTTTGGCGAAACAACTGAGCTTACAGGCGGTGAGCATTTAGTCGAAGCGCGTTGCCGTACTCCTGAGGTTAAGGCAAAGTTTAAGCTGATGTTTGATCGTTACCAAGGCGTTGTCGAACGCAATAAAACCAGCGATCTTTCTGATTCTCAACCCACCAAGGGTAATATCGCAGGCGGCTTAACGACCATTGAAGAAAAAGCACTTGGCAATATTCAGAAAATTGGTAAAAAGTGCATGGTCGATGGCGTGTTAGATAAGGCTGAAATGCCGACTGGTAAAGGCTTGTGGTTTATGGATTCCTCATCGGCCGCTGCAGAAATGGTGACCCTATGTGCTGCCTCAGGATTTGCTGCCCATTTTTTCCCAACTGGGCAAGGCAATGTGATTGGTAACCCCATTCTTCCTGTCATTAAGCTCTGCGCAAATCCAAAAACAGTACGTACGATGTCTGAACACATTGATGTCGATGTTTCAGGAATCTTGCGCCGTGAAGAAAATATGGATACAGCAGGAGAAAAACTATTGGATGCGCTCTTACGCACAGCGAATGGTGAACTAACAGCTGCTGAAATTCTGGGTCACAACGAATTTGTAATGACCCGTCTTTATGAATCTGCCTAAGTAATTAAGCTGGTCATCCAGATGTTGGATGACCAATTCTTCTATGAAAGCTATTACGGCATATCAAGAAGTAAAACAAAAAATCACACGCGATATTGTGAATGGTCGCTATTTCATTGGCCAAGCCTTGCCAGCAGAAAAAGACTTTGCTAAAGAATTCAAGGTATCGATCGGCACGCTTCGTAAAGCGGTTGACGAGTTAGTCTCCGAAGGTATCGTAATTCGTCGTCAAGGCAAAGGTACGTTTATTGCTGAGCATGATGAGCAACGTCTTTTATATTATTTCTTTCATGTGATTAAGCATGATGCTGACCATAAAAATTATCCCAAGGTCGAGTTAGTATCGTTTCAAAGCGCAACCGCAAATAGTGAAGAGGCAAAAAAACTTGAACTAAAAGAGGGTGCACCGGTATGGCGAATTGTGAATCGTTTATCGCTTGATGGGCAGTGTGTGATCGTTGATCGACTCACGCTTAGTAAAGAGCGTTTTCCAACATTGACACGCAGTGCATTTCAGAATCGGGAGGGAAGTATCTATCAGCTGTATCAAGCCCAATACGGACAATCAGTGGCGCGAACCAGTGAGCGATTACGCGCCGGGGCAGCAAATAAGCAAGATGCTGAATGGCTCCATCTCAAACCAGGTGAGCCTGTAATTATGATTCGCCGCATTGCTCTCGGAATTGAAGACGAGCCGATCGAATGGCGTATCTCCACCTTAAATACTGAGCGCCATGAGTACTTCAGTGAACTAGGTGCCTAAGCGATTCGCTGGTAGTAAAGATTTTGTGGGTGATTTGATTCCGCAAAAAATAACCACCGCTCTGCCATTAAGCCAAGTAGGTGGACCATAAATGCGATCACAATTAAATTCAAACTTATCTGGCCTACGGCAACCGCCAATAGAGTGACCGGAATAATATAAGCCCCAAAAAATGCAAGCTTGCGAACGTTAGCAATAAAAAAGTTCGACTGTTGATGAAAAAATTCTCGGGTATTAAAACTACCGCCCATCATTCCCATCGAGATTTGTCGAACTGGCGTTTGTTGGATCCCGGTTGCTGATTGCAGAGTCGATTTAGGTTTGAGGGTACGATTACGCTTCCAGATCCAGAGTTTTAGAGTGAGCGAGAACAATAATAAGAATGCAGTAAATCCTGCAACACCAGCAATATTTTGAGTGGTTACGATGGCTTCACCTGAAAGCCATGCCGACCAAATAACAAATAAAACCATCAATAAAAACCAGCCTGAGGCAAATCCAAGGACAATAAAATTGACCATGGTCATTGGATGCGCCCACTCCTGAATAAACCGAATGCATTGGTAGATCATGGCTGTACAAACCCACAAAAGGATCGCAAAGATACTTAGTAATCCCCATAGCCAATTTGGAATAGCACTGAAGTGCCAAGAATAAATATAGGCTAGTACGGTGAGGGCAATAAAACTAGGCATTACCAAAACCTCGCGGGAGAGCCAAGATGTTCTCCACATCAGAATGGCGCGCCAAGCACGCTCAGGATGCCCTAGATGAAAAAACGAGGCAAGCAATCCTCCCCCCAGTAGCAGCAAGATGATTGGGAAGGCAAGGTAATTCATGAACTGATTGGGTAACGGATCGCCTGCTAGATGTAAAACTAGAAGGCTTACCACCATGCCTTGGGCCATGCCAGCCATACTAGTGAAGAAGACGAGTGAGAAAGCGGGATGCATTAGTTTTCTGCTTTTACTGCGGCAATCGTTTCGGTAATAGAGCGTGGCAAGTAGTGATTCGCTGGTTGGGTCTGCCATTCAGGCATGAGGCCATACCCACCGCGTTCGGCAATTGCCTTACTTGCCTCAGATTGTGAATCATGCACATCACCAAAGATTCGTGCACTTGTTGGGCAGGCCAAAACGCAGGCTGGTTTGCGTTCCGCTTCGGGTAAGGTCTCACTGTAAATGCGATCCACGCATAAGGTGCATTTGGTCATCACCTGCCGATCTTCATCAAGTTCACGCGCTCCGTAAGGGCAGGCCCAGGCACAATACTTACAGCCAATGCACTTGTCATAGTCCACCAGCACAATGCCATCCTCTTTACGTTTGTAGCTCGCTCCGGTTGGACAAACTGGCACACACGGCGGTTCTTCGCAATGCAAACACGATTTAGGGAAATGCACGGTCTCCATTTTAGGGAAGACGCCGGCTTCGTAAGTTTGAACTCGATTAAAAAAGGTGCCACTCGGATACGCACCATAAGGATCTTGATCGGTCATGGGGCCGGCGGAACCCTGGGTATTCCATTCCTTGCATGAGGTAACACATGCATGGCAACCCACACATACATTTAAATCAATCACGAGTGCTAGTTGTTTACTCATTAGAACTCTTATTTACGTAGGATGAAGAAAAGAGCATTCCGGGAACTTCGTTGGCTTGCGCTGTTGGCCACGTATCCATATCTTCACTGGATCCGGCGGGTGAAAGCTTGACGCGCACATCGTACCAACCCGCTTGACCAGTAATCGGATCTGAATTACTCACTCGAAATGTGCCATTCATGGTTTTAATGGGCAATTCCTCAGTAATTAGATGATTGAGCAAAAACCCTTTTTTGGATTCATCCGCATTGGGATCAAGATGCCATGCCGATTCGGCTTTACCAATGGCATTCCAAGTCCAGACGGTTCCTAGTTCAACAGCTTGGGTGTGGCGCGCCATACAGCGCACTTTGCCCCATTGGGATTCAACCCAGATCCATGCACCATCCTCAATGCCATGGTCAATTGCAGTTGCAGCGTTAATAAACAAATAATTATGGCTATGAATTTGTCGCAACCAAGCGTTTTGAGAATCCCAGGAGTGATACATCGCCATCGGTCGTTGCGTAATCGCATTGATCGAGAACTCATCTAAATTAGTGTCTGCATCTTCCAAGGGTGGATACCAAAATGGCAGAGGATCAAAAAACTCAATGATGCGTTCTTTAAGATGCTCAGGTGGAACGCGACCAGGGCGCTGGCCTTTAGCAGCCAGTCGAAACTGTTGAACAACATCGGAATACACCGCCAAAATAATCGGATCATTCTTTTGGCGCAGGGCATTGGCTTTGGCAAAGTCTAAGTAGCCTTGATTCCAATTGCGCATGTATTGATGCTCGGGGGGCATGCTGTAATGAAAGACGCAATTATTTTCTTGATAGCGCTTCCACTGGTCAGGGTTGGGTTCCCCACGAATACTTTTCTCACCATCCTTGCCACGCCAACCCATTAAAAATCCAATACCCGAATCCGGAGCCGTCTGGAAGTTGGTAATGAAGTCGGGGTAATCCTTGAACTTTCTTTGTCCATCCGCTGTTGTGAATGCTGGGAACTTTAAGCGGGATGCAAGTTCAATTAAAACATCTTGAAATGGTTTGCATTGCCCGGTTGGAGGTAAAACCGGAATGCGAACTGAATCACAAGGCCCATCAAATTCTGAGATGGGTCGGTCCAACATACTCATCGCATCGTGGCGCTCAAGATAGGTTGTATCTGGAAGTACGAGATCAGCAAAGGCCACCATCTCCGACTGAAATGCATCGCAGATCACTAAAAATGGAATCTTGAACTGTCCATTTTCATCTTTGGCATTGAGATGCTGTCGAACTTCCATGGTGTTCATGGTGGAGTTCCATGACATGTTAGCCATGAAAATCATCAGAGTATCAATCGAGTAGGGATCGCCCTTGACTGCATTGGTAATCACGTTATGCATTAAGCCATGGGCAGCCAAAGGATGCTCCCAGGTATAGGCCTTGTCAATTCGTAGAGGCTTGCCATCTCGATCAAGTGCTAAGTCCTCTGGACGGGTTGGCCAACCAAGCGGTGCTTTCGCTAAGGGCGTATTTACCTGAATGTCATTTTCCGAAGAGGGCGGTTTGATGTTGGGAGGAATCTGACGGGGATACGGAGCTTTATGTCGAAACCCGCCTGGGCGATCGATGGTACCAAGCAGGGTCATTAATACAGCTAAGGCACGTGTAGTTTGAAAGCCATTTGAGTGGGCAGAAAGGCCACGCATCGCATGAAATGCAACGGGACGACCAGTTACTGATGTATGTTGCTGCCCAAACGAATCAGTCCAAGCAATCGGTA
This genomic window from Polynucleobacter sp. MWH-UH24A contains:
- a CDS encoding Ldh family oxidoreductase yields the protein MSHSFQELVQLAYQGLCAAGVKHDAAADTALFLALAEVDGLASHGLARVAQYSGHAKHQRINTQAVIKTHPYKSAAAVVDGQDGLAFPALKYATDLSVQLAHQHGVGLVAIKNTHHFGVAGHYTEAAARAGYISILLGNTPAAMPMAGGSKAVFGTNPLAAAFPVQGKDPLVVDMSLSAVARGKLLVASKKGESIPLGWALTADGQPTTDPNEGLKGLMVPLGGDKGSLLALIIELLAVGLSGSQYSYEADSFFSMKGNKPRLGQLIITIDPGLPGKGIYRNRMLDLINTFASDAGVRLPGQRRFTVRQNAMKSGIVVNEAVLQEIQNGIQSGWNN
- a CDS encoding UxaA family hydrolase, with protein sequence MIHFVVHEPGDVVGVVVVEGVNSGTNLTGWVMEGDTTLNIKSESDIPIGHKIALQDLKVGDTVIKYGVDIGKVVAPIKKGEHLHVQNVKTKRW
- a CDS encoding UxaA family hydrolase; the encoded protein is MIDLKKATFMGYRRENGRMGIRNHVIIMPLDDLSNAACDAVANNIKGTVKITHPYGRLQFGADLELHFRTLIGAGCNPNVAAVVVIGIEPQWTAKVVEGIKKSGKPVEGFWIEGNGDTTTIANASRAAYKFMKHASQLQRVSAPLSELWVSTKCGESDTTSGCGSNPTVGNAFDKLYAIGSTLVFGETTELTGGEHLVEARCRTPEVKAKFKLMFDRYQGVVERNKTSDLSDSQPTKGNIAGGLTTIEEKALGNIQKIGKKCMVDGVLDKAEMPTGKGLWFMDSSSAAAEMVTLCAASGFAAHFFPTGQGNVIGNPILPVIKLCANPKTVRTMSEHIDVDVSGILRREENMDTAGEKLLDALLRTANGELTAAEILGHNEFVMTRLYESA
- a CDS encoding GntR family transcriptional regulator, translated to MKAITAYQEVKQKITRDIVNGRYFIGQALPAEKDFAKEFKVSIGTLRKAVDELVSEGIVIRRQGKGTFIAEHDEQRLLYYFFHVIKHDADHKNYPKVELVSFQSATANSEEAKKLELKEGAPVWRIVNRLSLDGQCVIVDRLTLSKERFPTLTRSAFQNREGSIYQLYQAQYGQSVARTSERLRAGAANKQDAEWLHLKPGEPVIMIRRIALGIEDEPIEWRISTLNTERHEYFSELGA
- a CDS encoding DmsC/YnfH family molybdoenzyme membrane anchor subunit yields the protein MHPAFSLVFFTSMAGMAQGMVVSLLVLHLAGDPLPNQFMNYLAFPIILLLLGGGLLASFFHLGHPERAWRAILMWRTSWLSREVLVMPSFIALTVLAYIYSWHFSAIPNWLWGLLSIFAILLWVCTAMIYQCIRFIQEWAHPMTMVNFIVLGFASGWFLLMVLFVIWSAWLSGEAIVTTQNIAGVAGFTAFLLLFSLTLKLWIWKRNRTLKPKSTLQSATGIQQTPVRQISMGMMGGSFNTREFFHQQSNFFIANVRKLAFFGAYIIPVTLLAVAVGQISLNLIVIAFMVHLLGLMAERWLFFAESNHPQNLYYQRIA
- a CDS encoding 4Fe-4S dicluster domain-containing protein, yielding MSKQLALVIDLNVCVGCHACVTSCKEWNTQGSAGPMTDQDPYGAYPSGTFFNRVQTYEAGVFPKMETVHFPKSCLHCEEPPCVPVCPTGASYKRKEDGIVLVDYDKCIGCKYCAWACPYGARELDEDRQVMTKCTLCVDRIYSETLPEAERKPACVLACPTSARIFGDVHDSQSEASKAIAERGGYGLMPEWQTQPANHYLPRSITETIAAVKAEN
- a CDS encoding molybdopterin oxidoreductase family protein — protein: MFKLFSSQPVHDPINFQNPATEVKTTTCYMCACRCGIRAHLRDGELVYIDGNPNHPLNQGVICAKGASGIMKQKSPARITKPLLRKPGSERGQSEFEEISWDQAFSILENRLRGIRETDPKKFALFTGRDQMQALTGLFARQFGTPNYAAHGGFCSVNMAAGMIYTIGGSFWEFGGPDLEQAKLFVMIGTAEDHHSNPMKIALSKFKRNGGRFISINPVRTGYSAIADEWIPIKPGTDGALFMALMHELLMANQVDHPFLKRYTNSSQLVCLDPGPEEGLFLFDPESDPINADIPHNKYIWDTKSNTAKACFANDVDPALSGEYVMGPGPHQGKRVAPAFELLRRQVKSCTPEWAQKITSIPAPRIRLLAKEMAHTAFKQSFELPIAWTDSFGQQHTSVTGRPVAFHAMRGLSAHSNGFQTTRALAVLMTLLGTIDRPGGFRHKAPYPRQIPPNIKPPSSENDIQVNTPLAKAPLGWPTRPEDLALDRDGKPLRIDKAYTWEHPLAAHGLMHNVITNAVKGDPYSIDTLMIFMANMSWNSTMNTMEVRQHLNAKDENGQFKIPFLVICDAFQSEMVAFADLVLPDTTYLERHDAMSMLDRPISEFDGPCDSVRIPVLPPTGQCKPFQDVLIELASRLKFPAFTTADGQRKFKDYPDFITNFQTAPDSGIGFLMGWRGKDGEKSIRGEPNPDQWKRYQENNCVFHYSMPPEHQYMRNWNQGYLDFAKANALRQKNDPIILAVYSDVVQQFRLAAKGQRPGRVPPEHLKERIIEFFDPLPFWYPPLEDADTNLDEFSINAITQRPMAMYHSWDSQNAWLRQIHSHNYLFINAATAIDHGIEDGAWIWVESQWGKVRCMARHTQAVELGTVWTWNAIGKAESAWHLDPNADESKKGFLLNHLITEELPIKTMNGTFRVSNSDPITGQAGWYDVRVKLSPAGSSEDMDTWPTAQANEVPGMLFSSSYVNKSSNE